One window of the Syngnathus typhle isolate RoL2023-S1 ecotype Sweden linkage group LG21, RoL_Styp_1.0, whole genome shotgun sequence genome contains the following:
- the slc38a4 gene encoding sodium-coupled neutral amino acid transporter 4: protein MPGIVDRMELRKVATEADDDSTDSLDRFTETIDSEKATINSQFLDDMDDGESQKFLTNGLMKKKKYEEYHEEYHPGHTSFGMSVFNLSNAIMGSGILGLSYAMANTGIVLFTLLLIAVAILSLYSVHLLLMTAKEGGSLIYEKLGERAFGWPGKIAAFGSITMQNIGAISSYLFIVKYELPEVIRAFLGLEESTGEWYLNGNYLVIIVSIGIIFPLSLLKNLGYLGYTSGFSLCCMVFFLGVVIYKKTQLPCPLPFLNHVSANLSTNASHMPGVYALHNRSAQMDFSRADVSPAVTDSHMASTGVHFEPQHDDEDMCTPKYFIFNSQTAYTVPILAFAFVCHPEVLPIYSELKDRSRKKMQTVSNLSILAMLIMYMMSALFGYLTFYDNVEAELLHTFTKVYKFDTLLLLVRLAVLTAVTLTVPIVLFPIRSSITTLLFSGRSFSWPRHMLIAAGILFFNNMLVIFVPTIRDIFGFIGSSAATMLIFILPAAFYLRLVKTVPFRSPQKIGAAVFLVVGIVFMIGSLTLIVLDWIHNPPGSSGGH from the exons ATGCCGGGAATTGTGGATCGCATGGAGCTGAGGAAAGTCGCCACGGAGGCCGACGACGACAGCACGGACAGTTTGGACCGTTTCACAGAGACCATCGATTCCGAAAAGGCTACCATCAACAG TCAGTTCCTGGACGATATGGACGATGGCGAGAGCCAAAAGTTCCTGACGAATGGattgatgaagaagaagaaatatgAAGAGTATCATGAAGAATAT CATCCAGGCCATACGTCCTTCGGAATGTCCGTCTTTAACTTAAGCAACGCCATAATGGGCAGCGGGATCCTGGGCTTGTCGTACGCCATGGCCAACACTGGCATTGTATTGTTTAC ACTCCTACTCATCGCTGTTGCCATCCTCTCCTTGTATTCTGTGCATTTGCTTCTAATGACGGCGAAAGAAGGAG GATCCCTCATCTATGAAAAACTGGGAGAAAGGGCGTTTGGTTGGCCGGGAAAAATAGCGGCGTTTGGATCGATTACAATGCAAAACATTGgcg CCATATCTAGCTACCTCTTTATCGTGAAATACGAGCTGCCGGAAGTTATTCGGGCGTTCTTGGGTTTGGAAGAAAGTACCGG TGAATGGTACCTGAACGGAAACTACCTGGTGATAATTGTGTCCATTGGAATTATTTTCCCTTTGTCGCTGCTTAAAAATCTGG GTTATCTGGGCTACACGAGTGGTTTTTCTCTTTGCTGCATGGTGTTCTTCCTGGGAGTC GTGATCTACAAGAAAACCCAGCTCCCATGCCCGCTTCCCTTCCTGAACCACGTCTCAGCCAACTTAAGCACCAACGCCTCGCACATGCCGGGCGTGTACGCGTTACACAATCGCTCGGCGCAAATGGACTTCTCCCGGGCGGACGTATCCCCGGCCGTCACCGATAGCCACATGGCTTCCACCGGTGTCCATTTTGAGCCGCAGCACGACGACGAGGATATGTGCACGCCCAAATACTTTATCTTCAACTCACAG ACGGCGTACACCGTGCCCATCCTGGCCTTTGCCTTTGTGTGCCACCCCGAGGTGCTGCCCATCTACAGTGAGCTGAAAGA TCGCAGCAGGAAGAAGATGCAGACCGTCTCCAACCTGTCCATCCTCGCTATGCTCATCATGTACATGATGTCAGCACTATTTGGCTACCTCACTTTTTATG ACAACGTGGAGGCGGAGCTTCTTCACACCTTCACCAAGGTTTACAAGTTTGACACCCTGCTACTGCTGGTGCGTTTGGCTGTCCTCACTGCCGTCACGTTGACCGTCCCCATTGTGCTCTTCCCT ATCCGTTCCTCCATCACCACTTTGCTCTTCAGCGGCCGAAGTTTCAGCTGGCCTCGCCACATGCTAATCGCCGCCGGCATCTTGTTCTTCAACAACATGCTGGTCATCTTCGTCCCGACCATCCGAGACATCTTCGGCTTCATTG GTTCCTCGGCAGCGACCATGCTCATCTTCATCCTCCCTGCGGCCTTCTACCTCCGCCTGGTGAAGACCGTACCTTTTCGCTCCCCACAGAAAATCGGG GCCGCCGTCTTCTTGGTTGTGGGAATCGTCTTCATGATTGGCAGCCTGACACTCATAGTTCTCGACTGGATCCACAATCCACCCGGTTCCAGCGGGGGGCACTAA